AGGTCGCCAAGTGGAAGCGCGTGGTCGACGCCAAGAAGATTTCGCTGGAACTCTGATCCTCTGGATCGCTTTGTGCATGCAGAAAGGCCCGGTTTCGGGCCTTTCTCTTTTACTGGTTGAAAGTCGCTTATGCCCGTCGCCGCCCTGCGTTGCCTGCCCGTTCGAACCATCTGCCGCCTGCTTGTCTCGCTAACGGTCGCATGCTCAGCGACCACAGCGTTCGGACAGCAGACGCCACCGCGCCCGCTGAAAGCGGTCATCATCAGCATGTTCCCACCGGAGGCAAAGCCGTGGATTGCACCGCTGAAGCTGGAGCAGGAGATCCCGGTGCCGGGGCTGTTGCCCGAGTCAAATGCGATTCGCTGCAATGCCGATGATGTCTGCCTGATGATTGCCGGCATGGGTCACGCCAACGTCGCGGCTTCAGTGATGGCGCTGACGCTGGACCCGCGCTTCGATCTGCGGCAAACGTACTTTCTGGTCGCCGGCATCGCCGGTATTGACCCAGCGCAGGGCACCACTGGCACAGCGACCTGGGCGCGCTATCTGGTGGACGTTGGCATTGCGCATGAGATCGACGCCCGCGAGATGCCGAAGGGCTGGCAGCGCGGTTACCTCGGCATCATGACCAAAGGCCCCGGCGAGAAGCCGAAGTTCGAATATCACACCGAGGTCGCGCAGCTTGATGAGGCGCTGCTGCAAAAGGCGCTGGCCCTGTCGCAAGGTGTCACGCTGGCCGACAGCGACAAGGCGAAGCGTTACCGCGCCCACTATCGCAAGGCGCCCGCGAATAAGCCGCCAACGGTGAAGCAGTGCGACACACTGGGCGGCGACACCTGGTGGCACGGCCATCGCCTCGGCCAGCACGCCCGCGACTGGACCAAACTGCTGACCGATGGTCGCGGCACCTACTGCACCACGCAGCAGGAGGACAACGCAACGTACAACGCGCTGGCTCGCGCTGCGGCGGCGGGCAAGGTGGATATCAAACGTCTGGCGGTGCTGCGCACGGCGTCGAACTTCGACCGCCCCTACCCCGGACAGTCAGCGTATGCGTCACTGATGGCTTCAACCAACGGCGGCTCCGGCGGCTTTGGTCCGGCCACCGAGAATCTGTTCCGCGTCGGCAGCCTGCTGATCAATGACATCGTCAG
This is a stretch of genomic DNA from Casimicrobium huifangae. It encodes these proteins:
- a CDS encoding purine-nucleoside phosphorylase; its protein translation is MPVAALRCLPVRTICRLLVSLTVACSATTAFGQQTPPRPLKAVIISMFPPEAKPWIAPLKLEQEIPVPGLLPESNAIRCNADDVCLMIAGMGHANVAASVMALTLDPRFDLRQTYFLVAGIAGIDPAQGTTGTATWARYLVDVGIAHEIDAREMPKGWQRGYLGIMTKGPGEKPKFEYHTEVAQLDEALLQKALALSQGVTLADSDKAKRYRAHYRKAPANKPPTVKQCDTLGGDTWWHGHRLGQHARDWTKLLTDGRGTYCTTQQEDNATYNALARAAAAGKVDIKRLAVLRTASNFDRPYPGQSAYASLMASTNGGSGGFGPATENLFRVGSLLINDIVSHWSAWQNGVPQP